A genomic window from Camelina sativa cultivar DH55 chromosome 2, Cs, whole genome shotgun sequence includes:
- the LOC104738378 gene encoding cleavage stimulation factor subunit 50-like has translation MVNSGDLDQTLQDGNIFRQLNALIVAHLRHHNLSQAASTVASATMTPLDIEVPPNRLLELVAKGLAAENNGTLRDLSSSVLLPCSYGSTTTTRTASIDFSVTHVKGSSKTIPKHESKTLSEHKSVVRCARFSPDGMFFATGGADTSIKLFEVPKVKQMISGDTQARPLIRTFYDHAEPLNDLDFHPRSTILVSSAKDNCIKFFDFSKTTAKRAFKVFQDTHNVRSISFHPSGEFLLAGTDHPIPHLYDVNTYQCFLPSNVPDSGVNGAINQVRYSSTGSIYVTASKDGAIRLYDGVSAKCIRSISGAHGKSEVTSAVFTKDQRFVLSSGKDFTVKLWEVGSGRMVKEYLGAKRIKLRSQAIFNETEEFVISIDEASNEVVTWDARTAEKVARWPSNHNGTPRWIEHSPVESVFVTCGTDRSIRFWKESV, from the exons ATGGTGAATAGTGGAGATTTGGATCAGACTCTGCAAGATGGGAATATTTTTAGACAGCTCAATGCTCTCATCGTAGCTCATCTCCGTCATCACAATCTCTCACAG GCGGCAAGTACGGTTGCATCAGCGACAATGACACCATTGGATATTGAGGTTCCTCCAAACCGTCTTCTAGAGCTTGTTGCAAAG GGTCTTGCAGCGGAGAACAATGGGACATTGAGAGATCTTTCTTCATCAGTTTTGTTACCATGTTCTTATGGATCAACCACTACTACTAGAACAGCTTCTATTGACTTCAG TGTTACTCATGTGAAAGGCTCATCAAAGACTATCCCAAAGCATGAATCCAAGACACTATCGGAGCACAAG AGCGTCGTTAGGTGTGCAAGATTTAGTCCTGATGGAATGTTTTTTGCAACTGGCGGtgcagacacatcaattaaGCTCTTTGAG GTGCCAAAAGTGAAACAGATGATTTCAGGAGATACTCAAGCTCGACCGTTAATACGGACTTTTTATGATCATGCTGAA CCATTGAACGATCTTGATTTCCACCCTCGGAGCACAATCCTAGTATCCAGTGCCAAAGACAACTGTATAAA GTTCTTCGACTTCTCGAAAACCACAGCTAAACGAGCATTCAAAGTTTTTCAG GATACACATAATGTGCGCTCTATATCTTTTCATCCGTCAGGAGAGTTTCTTCTTGCAG GAACCGATCATCCAATTCCACATCTGTACGACGTTAACACATATCAGTGTTTTCTTCCTTCAAATGTACCAGATAGCGGAGTAAACGGAGCCATTAATCAG gtgCGATATTCTTCCACGGGATCCATCTATGTTACAGCCTCAAAGGATGGAGCTATTCGACTCTATGACGGGGTCAGCGCAAAGTGTATACGTTCCATTAGTGGTGCACATGGAAAATCAGAGGTCACAAGTGCAGTGTTCACTAAAGATCAAAG GTTTGTTCTCTCATCCGGTAAGGATTTTACGGTTAAGTTATGGGAAGTAGGTTCAGGTCGAATGGTAAAGGAATATCTCGGAGCAAAGCGAATAAAACTGCGGTCTCAG GCAATCTTTAACGAAACTGAAGAGTTTGTAATCTCCATAGATGAAGCAAGCAATGAGGTTGTTACATGGGATGCCAGAACTGCAGAAAAAGTGGCAAGATGGCCTTCAAACCATAACGGTACACCGCGGTGGATCGAGCACTCGCCGGTTGAATCAGTCTTTGTTACTTGTGGAACAGACAGATCCATTCGGTTCTGGAAGGAATCCGTGTAG
- the LOC104738366 gene encoding COBRA-like protein 5, whose protein sequence is MNWTPDGYVAVVTAYNYQKQRSVPGWTMSWRWTKKEVIWSMVGAQTTEQGDCSKFKFNIPHSCMRKPIVVDLLPGTPYNQQIANCCKNGILKPGLESSFQLAVGNAGTSSKTARMPVNFTFTAPKQQYICGPTKNVRPTRFITADKRRMTRAMMTWNITCVFHKAT, encoded by the exons ATGAACTGGACGCCTGATGGCTACGTT GCAGTGGTTACAGCCTACAATTACCAGAAGCAACGTTCGGTTCCAGGATGGACAATGAGTTGGAGATGGACCAAGAAAGAAGTGATCTGGAGCATGGTTGGTGCACAAACCACAGAGCAAGGAGACTGTTCCAAGTTCAAATTCAACATCCCGCATTCCTGCATGCGTAAGCCAATAGTTGTTGATTTGCTTCCCGGAACTCCTTACAATCAGCAGATCGCTAATTGCTGCAAAAACGGTATCTTGAAACCCGGTTTAGAAAGTTCATTCCAGTTAGCCGTTGGTAATGCTGGTACCTCGAGTAAGACTGCTCGGATGCCTGTAAACTTCACGTTCACGGCACCTAAACAACAGTACATCTGTGGACCGACTAAGAACGTTAGACCGACCAGGTTTATAACTGCAGATAAAAGGAGAATGACTAGAGCCATGA TGACCTGGAACATTACTTGCGTTTTTCACAAGGCAACATGA
- the LOC104738373 gene encoding COBRA-like protein 5, whose protein sequence is MESLFSAMMIVLLLVSFSCLTSSEARSSNNGNITVKWDLMNWTPDGYVAVVTAYNYQKQRSVPGWTMSWRWTKKEVIWSMVGAQTTEQGDCSKFKFNIPHSCMRKPIVVDLLPGTPYNQQIANCCKNGILKPGLESSFQLAVGNAGTSSKTARMPVNFTFTAPKQQYICGPTKNVRPTRFITADKRRMTRAMMTWNITCVFHKAT, encoded by the exons ATGGAGTCTCTCTTCTCAGCTATGATGATTGTCCTCCTATTggtttccttttcttgtttgACTTCTTCAG AAGCTCGCTCCAGCAACAACGGAAACATCACAGTCAAATGGGATCTCATGAACTGGACGCCTGATGGCTACGTT GCAGTGGTTACAGCCTACAATTACCAGAAGCAACGTTCGGTTCCAGGATGGACAATGAGTTGGAGATGGACCAAGAAAGAAGTGATCTGGAGCATGGTTGGTGCACAAACCACAGAGCAAGGAGACTGTTCCAAGTTCAAATTCAACATCCCGCATTCCTGCATGCGTAAGCCAATAGTTGTTGATTTGCTTCCCGGAACTCCTTACAATCAGCAGATCGCTAATTGCTGCAAAAACGGTATCTTGAAACCCGGTTTAGAAAGTTCATTCCAGTTAGCCGTTGGTAATGCTGGTACCTCGAGTAAGACTGCTCGGATGCCTGTAAACTTCACGTTCACGGCACCTAAACAACAGTACATCTGTGGACCGACTAAGAACGTTAGACCGACCAGGTTTATAACTGCAGATAAAAGGAGAATGACTAGAGCCATGA TGACCTGGAACATTACTTGCGTTTTTCACAAGGCAACATGA
- the LOC104738385 gene encoding pentatricopeptide repeat-containing protein PNM1, mitochondrial-like, protein MPPSLPSLQLRRLLLRSIVTSSSSSSANTLQSQSRLISSKPSFPPQPPSRSSTFSTFPSRFFSSETNADSEASDPKQIALSFSKELTGNPDAESHSISKRLNLSFSHVTPCPDSILQTLNLSPEAGRAALGFNEWLDTIDAFSHTDETVSYFVDYFGRRKDFKGMLEIISKYKGIAGGKTLESAIDRLVRAGRPKQVTEFFEKMENDYGLKRDKESLTLVVKKLCEKGHASIAEKMVKNTANDIFPDENICDLLISGWCTAEKLDEATRLAGEMSRGGFEIGTKAYNLMLDCVCKLCRKKDPFKLQPEVEKVLLEMEFRGVPRDTETFNVLINNLCKLRRTEEAMTLFGRMSEWGCQPDAETYLVLIKSLYQAARVGEGDEMIDKMKSAGYGESLTKKEYYGFLKILCGIERLEHAMSVFKSMKASGIKPGIKTYDLLMGKMCANNQLTRANGLYKEAAKKGIAVSPKEYRVDPRFLKKKSKEVDSNVKKRETLPEKTARKKKRLKQINMSFVKKPHNKMRRRM, encoded by the coding sequence atgcCGCCGTCGTTACCGTCTCTGCAACTCCGGCGACTACTCCTCCGTAGCATCGtcacctcttcctcctcctcctccgccaatACTCTTCAATCTCAGTCCCGTCTCATTTCTTCCAAACCATCGTTTCCTCCTCAACCGCCTTCCCGTTCCTCAACATTCTCAACGTTTCCTTCTAGATTCTTCTCATCTGAAACAAATGCAGACTCAGAAGCTTCAGATCCGAAGCAGatcgctctctctttctccaaggAGCTCACCGGGAACCCAGACGCCGAGTCTCACTCCATTTCAAAGAGACTCAATCTCAGCTTCTCCCACGTCACGCCGTGTCCAGATTCGATTCTTCAAACACTTAATCTCTCCCCTGAAGCTGGTCGCGCTGCTCTAGGGTTTAACGAGTGGTTGGATACGATCGATGCCTTCTCCCATACAGATGAAACAGTTTCGTATTTCGTCGATTACTTCGGTCGTCGGAAAGATTTCAAAGGTATGTTAGAGATCATTTCCAAATACAAAGGTATCGCCGGAGGTAAAACATTAGAATCTGCGATTGATAGGCTTGTTCGAGCTGGTAGACCTAAGCAGGTCACTGAGTTCTTTGAGAAGATGGAGAACGATTACGGTTTGAAACGTGATAAAGAGTCACTTACTCTGGTGGTTAAGAAGCTTTGTGAAAAGGGACACGCGAGTATCGcggagaagatggtgaagaacaCTGCTAATGATATATTCCCTGATGAGAATATTTGTGATTTGTTGATTAGTGGTTGGTGTACTGCTGAGAAGCTTGATGAAGCAACTAGGTTAGCTGGTGAGATGTCTAGAGGAGGGTTTGAGATTGGTACTAAAGCTTATAACTTGATGCTTGATTGTGTTTGTAAGCTTTGTAGGAAGAAAGATCCGTTTAAGCTTCAACCTGAAGTAGAGAAGGTTTTATTAGAAATGGAGTTCCGTGGTGTGCCTAGAGATACTGAGACTTTCAATGTGTTGATTAACAATCTTTGTAAACTTAGGAGAACTGAAGAAGCGATGACATTGTTTGGTAGGATGAGTGAATGGGGTTGTCAACCAGATGCTGAGACGTATCTTGTTCTGATCAAGAGTTTGTATCAAGCTGCTAGGGTtggtgaaggagatgaaatGATTGATAAGATGAAGTCAGCTGGGTACGGTGAGTCTTTGACTAAGAAAGAGTATTATGGGTTTTTGAAGATATTGTGTGGGATTGAGAGGCTTGAACATGCTATGAGTGTGTTTAAGAGTATGAAAGCGAGTGGTATCAAACCTGGGATCAAAACTTATGATTTGTTGATGGGGAAAATGTGTGCTAATAACCAGCTGACTAGAGCTAATGGTTTGTACAAAGAAGCTGCTAAGAAAGGTATCGCTGTTAGTCCTAAGGAGTATAGAGTTGATCCGCGGTTTTTGAAAAAGAAGAGCAAGGAAGTGGATAGCAATGTGAAGAAGAGGGAGACTTTGCCTGAGAAAACCGCTAGGAAGAAGAAACGGCTCAAGCAGATCAATATGAGTTTTGTTAAGAAACCGCACAACAAGATGAGACGAAGAATGTGA
- the LOC104756755 gene encoding uncharacterized protein LOC104756755 codes for MSIKSVISLLMVVCIIASVNAQLPRLPIPFPFPFQPSPGMPGLLPDITKCWSSVRNIPGCIAEISQSILIGQIGNIGPACCKAFLEAEANCIPKFPFSPFFPHIIKDHCSRIVGAVPPTTK; via the coding sequence ATGTCGATCAAAAGTGTGATTTCACTCCTAATGGTTGTATGCATCATAGCCTCCGTAAATGCTCAGCTACCACGGCTTCCGATTCCCTTTCCTTTTCCATTTCAACCAAGTCCTGGTATGCCAGGATTACTACCTGACATAACAAAATGTTGGTCATCAGTGAGGAATATCCCCGGATGTATCGCAGAAATTTCTCAATCGATATTGATTGGACAAATCGGCAATATAGGTCCTGCTTGTTGCAAGGCATTTCTAGAAGCTGAAGCCAACTGCATCCCAAAGTTTCCATTCAGTCCATTTTTTCCTCATATCATTAAGGACCATTGTTCAAGAATTGTTGGAGCAGTTCCTCCTACAACAAAATAG
- the LOC104738394 gene encoding transcription factor TCP5-like produces MRSGECDEEEIHAKQEGDSNQNHQVNLNHMLQQQQPSTVSSSRQWTSAFRNPRIVRVSRTFGGKDRHSKVCTVRGLRDRRIRLSVPTAIQLYDLQDRLGLSQPSKVIDWLLEEAKDDVDKLPPLQFPHGFNQMYPNLMFGNSGFGESPSSTSSTTFPGSNLGFLENWDLGGSSRTRSRITDTTTTTHRESFDLDKGKWIKHDENSNQDHQGFNHQHFPLTNPYNNTSSYYNLGHLQQSLEQSGNNVTVAIANVAANNNNNLNLPPPSSSAPGDGSQLFFGPTPPAMSSLFPTYPSFLGASHHHQQQVVDGAGHLQLFSSNSNTASQQQMMTGNTSLIRPFHHLMSSNHETDRHSSDNDSDS; encoded by the coding sequence ATGAGATCAGGAGAATGCGACGAAGAGGAGATTCATGCAAAGCAAGAAGGAGATAGTAATCAAAATCATCAAGTAAACTTAAACCACATGTTGCAACAGCAACAGCCGAGTACAGTATCATCTTCAAGGCAATGGACTTCAGCTTTTAGGAATCCAAGAATCGTTCGAGTATCGAGAACATTCGGTGGCAAAGACAGACACAGCAAAGTATGTACAGTCCGTGGTCTTCGAGACCGGAGGATAAGGTTGTCAGTACCTACAGCGATTCAACTCTACGACCTTCAAGATCGATTAGGGTTGAGTCAGCCAAGCAAAGTCATTGATTGGTTACTCGAAGAAGCAAAAGATGACGTCGACAAGCTCCCTCCACTACAATTCCCACATGGTTTCAACCAAATGTATCCAAATCTCATGTTTGGTAACTCCGGGTTTGGAGAATCGCCATCGTCAACTTCATCAACAACGTTTCCAGGAAGTAATCTTGGGTTCTTGGAAAACTGGGATCTTGGTGgttcttcaagaacaagatcaAGAATCACGGATACTACTACGACGACCCATAGAGAAAGTTTCGATCTAGATAAAGGGAAATGGATCAAACACGACGAGAATAGTAATCAAGATCACCAAGGGTTCAATCATCAGCATTTCCCACTGACCAATCCTTACAACAACACTTCTTCTTATTACAACCTCGGACATCTTCAACAATCGTTAGAACAATCCGGTAATAACGTTACTGTCGCAATAGCTAATGTTGCTGCTAATAACAACAATAATCTCAACTTGCCTCCTCCTTCCTCGTCTGCTCCGGGAGACGGATCTCAGCTTTTTTTTGGTCCTACTCCTCCGGCTATGAGCTCTCTATTTCCGACGTACCCTTCGTTTCTCGGagcttctcatcatcatcaacaacaagtcGTAGATGGAGCTGGTCATCTTCAGCTCTTTAGCTCGAATTCAAATACGGCGTCGCAACAACAGATGATGACGGGTAATACGAGTTTGATTAGACCATTTCATCATTTGATGAGCTCGAATCATGAAACGGATCGTCATAGTAGCGATAATGATTCCGATTCATGA